One genomic window of Candidatus Pseudobacter hemicellulosilyticus includes the following:
- a CDS encoding WG repeat-containing protein, producing the protein MKTGLLLFLLIAMADSLFPQAPATYLAKASLKNKFGCIDPQGNEVIQIIYNDIGNWGNNRIAVNKGSRIINHQRQGGQWGFCNEKGELVIAITYDEVQTFSEGMAAVKRNNKWGFIDSAGNLLIPFQFDYAGLFREGHCIVANNEKYGFIDRVGKIAIPLTFDDLNDFNGGVASAFIGQRGATEWEEKKGFYCLIDSNGQWLTNENYLSIADFHDGLARVEIANAENSDNNKFGFINRNGILVVPATYDGAGNFCEGMAVIAYRHGPKHNILLTYHTYGYINREGKEIIPAKYIRADNFSGGKAVVGLIKKGEEPYTQKTQGNLTFIDEENQPQYGLIDKEGRYILAPDWALLAVIDNDLLLAQRDRLLGKGVITIKGETRVPLRYSNIEYAGNNILVADNGASKRTTFIMDIHNRGLLTIDHNTSVMRYELGMLHIRTDNNRKSGFINLKGQLVIPAKYDRIYRFEPTAPEGSRLYNVPLFIPATRSVFDQ; encoded by the coding sequence ATGAAAACAGGCCTTCTCCTTTTTCTTCTCATCGCTATGGCCGATAGCCTGTTTCCCCAAGCGCCTGCAACCTACCTGGCAAAAGCTTCCCTCAAAAACAAATTCGGGTGCATAGACCCACAAGGCAATGAAGTAATACAGATCATCTACAACGACATAGGAAACTGGGGCAATAACCGTATTGCCGTCAATAAAGGTTCCCGGATAATAAACCACCAAAGACAAGGCGGGCAATGGGGCTTTTGCAATGAAAAGGGCGAACTGGTCATAGCCATAACCTATGATGAGGTACAGACTTTCTCGGAAGGAATGGCTGCAGTGAAAAGAAACAACAAATGGGGATTTATTGACAGTGCCGGCAACCTGCTTATCCCCTTTCAATTTGATTATGCCGGCTTGTTCCGGGAAGGACATTGCATTGTTGCCAATAATGAGAAATATGGGTTTATAGACCGGGTAGGAAAAATAGCCATCCCGCTTACATTTGACGACCTGAATGATTTCAACGGAGGCGTAGCCAGCGCCTTTATTGGCCAGAGAGGGGCAACGGAATGGGAGGAGAAAAAAGGCTTCTATTGCCTGATAGATTCCAACGGACAATGGCTTACCAATGAGAACTACCTGAGTATTGCTGACTTTCACGACGGCTTAGCCAGGGTAGAAATAGCCAATGCCGAAAATTCAGACAATAACAAGTTCGGCTTTATCAACAGGAATGGTATACTGGTGGTGCCCGCCACTTATGATGGCGCGGGCAATTTTTGTGAAGGCATGGCGGTGATAGCCTATCGCCATGGCCCAAAACATAATATACTACTGACCTATCATACCTATGGCTATATTAATAGGGAAGGAAAGGAGATCATCCCCGCAAAGTATATCCGGGCCGATAATTTTTCAGGAGGAAAAGCGGTGGTAGGGCTGATAAAAAAAGGCGAAGAACCATACACACAAAAAACGCAGGGAAACCTGACTTTTATAGATGAGGAGAACCAACCGCAATACGGACTGATCGATAAGGAAGGCCGGTATATTTTAGCGCCTGATTGGGCTTTGCTGGCGGTCATAGACAATGACCTCCTGTTAGCCCAAAGAGACCGGTTATTGGGTAAAGGTGTCATTACTATCAAAGGGGAGACCCGGGTTCCTTTAAGGTATTCCAATATTGAATATGCCGGCAATAATATTCTTGTAGCTGACAACGGAGCCAGTAAACGGACAACATTCATCATGGATATCCATAACAGGGGATTGCTTACTATTGACCATAATACCTCTGTTATGAGATACGAGCTTGGGATGTTACATATCCGCACAGATAATAACCGGAAAAGCGGGTTTATTAACCTCAAAGGTCAGTTGGTCATACCAGCTAAATATGATCGCATTTACAGGTTTGAGCCAACAGCCCCTGAAGGATCCCGGCTATACAATGTACCGCTGTTTATTCCGGCAACCCGATCTGTCTTTGATCAGTGA
- a CDS encoding response regulator codes for MLNILIADDHLSVRLGMRLLVEDTLGKCAVDFAGNGTELIKALRTNSYHMLITDMNMPQADMLQLVPAALSIQPQLRILVISVNPESIFAKHLLAAGAFGYLQKDAPEPDIVAAIRNISNGKKYLSSSQLDNLDQLLSPVADNSPFSRLSGREMEVVLLLLKGKGPLEISAALSVSASTASSFKARVFEKLGVSNVIDLNWLAQMHGLSGPGTLK; via the coding sequence ATGCTCAACATCCTGATTGCTGATGATCATCTTTCTGTCCGCTTAGGCATGCGCCTCCTGGTGGAGGACACTTTGGGAAAATGCGCCGTTGATTTTGCCGGTAATGGGACCGAGCTGATCAAGGCTCTACGCACCAATTCTTACCATATGCTGATCACGGACATGAACATGCCCCAGGCAGATATGCTGCAACTGGTACCGGCAGCCCTATCCATACAACCTCAGCTGAGGATACTGGTGATCAGCGTTAATCCTGAAAGTATTTTTGCCAAGCACCTGCTGGCGGCAGGCGCTTTCGGGTATTTGCAAAAAGATGCACCGGAGCCGGATATAGTAGCAGCTATCCGTAATATCAGTAACGGTAAAAAATACCTGAGCAGCTCACAGCTGGACAACCTGGACCAGTTGCTTTCGCCTGTTGCGGACAATTCTCCTTTTTCCCGCCTCTCAGGGCGGGAGATGGAAGTAGTACTGTTACTGTTGAAAGGAAAAGGGCCTCTTGAAATATCCGCTGCGCTGTCAGTGAGCGCTTCTACTGCCAGCTCCTTTAAGGCCCGGGTATTTGAAAAGCTGGGGGTTAGCAACGTGATAGACCTGAACTGGCTGGCCCAGATGCATGGGCTCAGTGGCCCGGGTACGCTAAAATGA
- a CDS encoding DUF1735 domain-containing protein, producing MNNKIFFLSALLAVFSCLAVGCKDDYDLPIQPVESYDRVYMPQAANGPVLKTLPITDQDQVLVFGANFGGLNFPDNDIAVSFSIDQQKADSFNTANGSQYAMLPEESYTVSATEAVIHAGQLNSEALTINIRTKGDGAMPILKTFILPVTLHTKSGTVNENLRTTFFLVQAMPDIKNYPNFDRSSFQIIGFSSQEADGEGANNGRAVFVFDNEQKTFWHSQWKNGSPVPPHYLTIDMGEEKELHGLGFIGRVEDRDGRPNEVNVQVSADNVNWTNAGTFNLQNVGPLQNQFLPEGFKKARYFKIVINSCHNSTVTHLAELFAF from the coding sequence ATGAACAATAAAATATTCTTTTTATCGGCTTTACTGGCAGTTTTCTCCTGCCTTGCTGTGGGCTGCAAGGATGATTATGACCTGCCTATTCAACCTGTTGAAAGCTATGACCGCGTATACATGCCACAGGCAGCCAACGGTCCGGTGCTGAAAACGCTGCCTATTACAGACCAGGATCAGGTCCTGGTATTTGGCGCCAACTTCGGCGGGCTCAACTTCCCGGATAATGATATCGCCGTCAGTTTTTCTATTGATCAGCAAAAAGCGGATAGCTTTAATACGGCCAATGGTTCCCAATATGCCATGCTTCCGGAAGAAAGCTATACCGTATCAGCTACCGAAGCTGTTATCCATGCCGGTCAGCTGAACTCTGAGGCCCTGACCATTAACATCAGAACAAAAGGCGACGGCGCCATGCCGATCCTGAAAACATTTATCCTGCCGGTTACACTGCATACCAAATCGGGAACGGTGAATGAAAACCTGCGCACCACCTTTTTCCTTGTGCAGGCCATGCCGGATATTAAGAACTATCCCAATTTCGACAGGTCATCTTTCCAGATCATCGGTTTTTCCTCTCAGGAGGCCGACGGAGAGGGGGCTAATAATGGTCGCGCTGTTTTTGTATTCGACAATGAACAAAAAACCTTCTGGCATAGCCAGTGGAAAAATGGTTCTCCCGTACCACCTCATTACCTGACAATTGATATGGGTGAGGAGAAAGAACTGCACGGCCTTGGCTTTATAGGCAGGGTGGAAGATCGTGACGGCCGGCCCAACGAAGTGAATGTCCAGGTTAGTGCCGATAATGTTAACTGGACCAATGCCGGGACCTTCAACCTGCAGAATGTTGGACCGCTTCAGAACCAGTTCCTGCCGGAAGGGTTTAAGAAGGCGCGTTATTTCAAGATAGTAATAAACTCCTGTCACAACTCCACGGTGACACATCTTGCCGAGTTGTTTGCTTTTTAA
- a CDS encoding ATP-binding protein, whose translation MKCAGTLILILLYALIPVIACSQRPFYRIINYNNSNGLPQNSVKSIGFDKAGFCWLATEMGLVRFDGRNFKVYEQPQIPGLQTNRVRAILPDTDGQLLATWIDNSFVQLQQGEQHASFTPVYGGPFNGIHSRIGYKVDDAIIDSLGSLLGQEDIWEQFVLDLEDNQIVGLNRKECYVFLNDMLYYLRSGQLLNRVVLKKAKQQYLLLDSICLRLTAGNRVEAWVNGVDITGMKRVEGPLGLDPAFLRGDFRALWCTSGAYVFSGGNLYRLYVKDQRLFSRCVLPSLAIKELHAIAYDPANDCYYLGSHIDGLFIARPIIFDSPDPPLTGVGKGQNYYTQAMLDSNTVYCGNTLFSRTRAARYLDIASDQPSVLQPVGKELLYYGQTPDLCAFNVKRLEKKVLAKLDGKITGMLLWPDTSCLYVSTRNTLFRLENQQLKEKRSLPGKGTISCFVKDESNSFIIGTTKGLYWYNWPKNELSGHLLDSITIRTLHRDENNDLWIGTYDNGFYLFSNDSLTRFPYGPRNSLRSVHAFVEDGRGFFWLTTNNGLFKVSKTELLAYARGSIRDVYYYMFGKADGLPTNEFNGGFQWPYAWFADSMLSLPSLDGLVWFYPHKTKLLFPEHAIYLDKILLNNQELDKQQTSFTLAAGNNLLSLEVTSPYFGNAENILLEYTIEGIRTAWERVPADGRVVVENLPAGEQVILFRKRDGSNYTSYQQLLFRVSVAPFFYQTGWFYTVTILVLLLAVYLYLRWKTIQFRQRALLLEERVATRTSELREVVRQLADSEQALERSNRVKDQVISIVLHDLQSPIRFLDLLGKRIEKTYRQLDQSALAERLRELRNSTSTLYNFTSQFFTWAKSQHGLYAVQKRTVVIQQLFEDTATLYKDILKSRNNELIIYPTALSCYTDPVLLVTILRNLVDNAQKNTSNGVVELQARIMQEQLVISVSDTGVGMDARQINAFFEKEVDARKGGGLGGMLILDLLGKIQGRLEIESQPGAGSEFRIILAYPGH comes from the coding sequence ATGAAGTGTGCCGGAACCTTGATCCTGATCTTGCTGTATGCCCTGATTCCTGTAATAGCCTGCAGCCAGCGTCCCTTCTACCGGATCATCAACTACAATAACAGCAACGGACTTCCGCAGAACAGTGTAAAAAGTATCGGATTTGATAAAGCAGGTTTTTGCTGGCTGGCGACAGAGATGGGGCTGGTCCGCTTTGACGGTCGGAATTTTAAAGTCTACGAACAACCCCAGATACCTGGTCTCCAGACCAACCGGGTGCGGGCCATCCTTCCTGATACAGATGGACAGCTGCTGGCTACCTGGATAGATAATTCGTTTGTACAATTACAGCAGGGTGAGCAGCATGCCAGCTTTACCCCGGTCTATGGCGGGCCTTTTAACGGTATCCATTCCAGGATAGGATATAAGGTGGACGATGCCATCATCGACAGCCTCGGCTCCCTGCTGGGCCAGGAAGATATCTGGGAACAGTTTGTCCTTGACCTGGAGGATAACCAGATTGTTGGGCTCAACAGGAAGGAGTGTTATGTTTTTTTGAACGATATGCTATACTACCTGCGCAGCGGGCAACTGCTCAACAGGGTAGTACTGAAAAAAGCAAAACAGCAATATCTCCTGTTGGACAGTATCTGTCTGCGATTGACCGCTGGCAACCGGGTAGAAGCCTGGGTCAATGGCGTCGACATTACTGGTATGAAGCGGGTTGAAGGCCCGCTCGGATTGGACCCTGCTTTCCTCAGGGGTGATTTCAGGGCGCTCTGGTGTACCAGTGGCGCCTATGTTTTCAGCGGAGGCAATTTGTACCGCCTGTATGTGAAAGACCAGCGACTTTTTTCCCGTTGTGTATTACCGTCGCTGGCTATCAAAGAACTGCACGCTATAGCCTATGATCCGGCTAATGACTGTTACTACCTGGGCAGTCATATAGATGGCCTGTTCATTGCAAGACCCATCATATTTGATAGCCCCGATCCGCCGCTTACGGGTGTTGGGAAAGGGCAGAACTATTATACCCAGGCGATGCTGGACAGTAATACCGTGTATTGTGGCAATACGCTGTTTTCCCGTACCAGGGCTGCACGCTACCTGGATATAGCCAGTGATCAGCCCAGTGTATTACAGCCAGTGGGTAAGGAACTGCTGTATTATGGACAAACGCCTGACCTCTGTGCTTTCAATGTTAAAAGATTGGAAAAAAAGGTACTGGCAAAACTGGACGGGAAAATTACCGGCATGCTCCTTTGGCCTGATACTTCCTGCCTATACGTGAGTACAAGAAATACCCTGTTCAGGCTGGAAAATCAGCAGTTAAAGGAAAAGAGATCCCTGCCGGGCAAAGGCACTATTTCCTGTTTTGTGAAAGACGAAAGTAACAGCTTTATCATTGGCACCACCAAAGGGCTTTACTGGTATAACTGGCCAAAGAATGAGTTGTCCGGACATCTGCTGGACAGCATTACTATCCGGACCCTGCACAGGGATGAAAACAATGATCTCTGGATCGGTACCTATGATAATGGGTTTTATCTTTTCAGCAACGATAGCCTGACCAGGTTTCCCTATGGACCCCGCAATTCCCTGCGTTCCGTACATGCATTCGTAGAAGATGGCCGGGGCTTTTTCTGGCTGACCACCAATAACGGGTTGTTCAAGGTCAGTAAAACGGAATTACTGGCTTATGCCCGGGGCAGTATCCGGGATGTCTATTATTATATGTTCGGTAAGGCCGATGGTCTGCCTACCAATGAATTCAACGGTGGCTTTCAATGGCCCTATGCCTGGTTTGCAGACAGTATGTTATCCCTGCCTTCCCTGGATGGACTGGTATGGTTCTATCCCCACAAAACAAAACTGTTGTTCCCGGAACATGCTATATACCTGGATAAAATACTGCTGAATAACCAGGAGCTGGATAAACAGCAGACCAGCTTTACGCTGGCGGCGGGGAATAATTTGTTGTCGCTGGAAGTGACCAGTCCTTATTTTGGCAATGCAGAGAATATATTGCTGGAGTATACTATAGAAGGGATCAGGACTGCCTGGGAGCGCGTGCCTGCGGATGGCAGGGTAGTGGTGGAGAACCTGCCTGCGGGCGAGCAGGTGATCCTTTTCAGGAAAAGGGATGGAAGTAATTATACTTCTTACCAGCAACTGCTTTTCCGGGTATCGGTAGCTCCCTTCTTTTACCAGACAGGATGGTTCTATACAGTAACTATCCTGGTGCTGCTGCTGGCCGTGTATCTGTACCTGCGCTGGAAGACCATACAATTCAGGCAGCGGGCGTTGCTGCTGGAAGAACGTGTAGCTACACGCACCAGCGAACTTCGGGAAGTGGTGCGCCAACTGGCGGATTCAGAGCAGGCGCTGGAACGCAGCAACCGGGTCAAGGACCAGGTGATCTCTATTGTGCTGCACGACCTGCAATCTCCTATAAGGTTCCTGGACCTGTTGGGTAAGCGGATTGAAAAGACCTACCGGCAACTGGACCAGTCAGCCCTGGCGGAACGATTGCGCGAGCTCAGGAACAGTACCAGCACCCTCTATAATTTTACTTCCCAGTTTTTTACCTGGGCCAAAAGCCAGCATGGATTGTATGCCGTGCAGAAAAGAACGGTTGTAATTCAGCAGTTGTTTGAAGACACGGCTACTTTATACAAGGACATTCTCAAGAGCCGTAACAATGAGCTGATCATTTACCCTACAGCTTTAAGCTGTTATACTGATCCGGTGCTGCTGGTCACCATTTTGCGCAACCTGGTGGACAATGCCCAGAAGAATACCAGCAACGGCGTAGTGGAACTGCAGGCCAGGATAATGCAGGAACAACTGGTGATCAGCGTATCGGATACAGGTGTAGGCATGGATGCCCGGCAGATCAACGCTTTTTTTGAGAAGGAGGTAGATGCCCGTAAAGGCGGCGGGCTGGGCGGTATGCTGATCCTGGACCTGCTGGGAAAGATCCAGGGACGGCTGGAAATAGAAAGCCAGCCGGGAGCAGGGAGCGAGTTCAGGATCATTTTAGCGTACCCGGGCCACTGA
- a CDS encoding glycoside hydrolase family 2 TIM barrel-domain containing protein translates to MLRKNLMAWALALLAAGFAQAQPGTPGPGPHAPVPPEIEDPENIGINREPNHATLMPYASLTEALAGKRHAAAFARSLNGAWKFHWVDWPQKRPVDFYKPEYDVSQWKNIQVPSNWQLAGYGTPYYSNYNYIFQSDFPRVMSKPPEKFTAFTERNPVGSYRRDFVVPENWNGRRIFITFDGVDAGFFLWVNGQKVGYGVNSRNATEFDLTQYVKPGKNMIAVEVYRFTTGSYLEDQDMWRLSGIFRNVTLWSSPGQHIRDFHVRTLLDDQYRNATLAVTASIKNYTTAPAKARTLEVALYDGGKPVPGAKKQQAVPALQPGEETTITIEYPVSNPKKWTAETPALYTTVLSLLEGARTTELLSTRTGFRKIEMVGRELRVNGVAIKLKGVNRHENEPETGHTVTEAGMIKDLLLIKQANCNHVRTSHYSNDPRWYELCDEYGVYLVAEANVECHGASGRFDEEPTMKAAIVERNVANTENFKNHASVLIWSLGNENGRGGSNFRAALQAIRAIDPDRLTHYEGFGIGKDNPADIDSRMYTNHRDLENAAKDQSLFRPFYLCEYAHAMFNSMGAVDLYNDIFDKYPSLLGGAIWEWHDQGIYNRRDPKRPITAFGGGFGEYPNDRYYIHKGVVFSDRSLKPHYPELKHAYQWISVQPKDDSYKTFVVRNRYQFLNLSSFTASWELQENGVVIAKGALPLGSLEPGKEKEITIPYQVQPKAGAEYFLRLSFVQAGKTIWAPKGYEVAWQQFQLPAGVPAVVQTITGKLQVKEDASLIEVKGNDFTVSFNKQKGVISQLTKAGKTLLQENGGPLLHLWRAPHQIDDTWTSPEWDKYGLKTLSWTVRACTTVQPDPGMVVVSFTLAGAGKEKFEIVHQAVYTIRANGSIQVANDVSGGKHDLVVARMGVRLFLDKQLDQFSYFGRGPMENYADRKRGSDVGRYSSTVKAQMTPYEKPMECGNHEDVRWAKISPQRGAGLTVVKDDSLLQVSALPYSDEEMEPVEYKIDLPVSKGTVLCIAAKTLGVGSHGCGPRPLDPFLVHARPTRFSYTLQMGK, encoded by the coding sequence ATGCTCAGAAAAAATTTGATGGCATGGGCGCTTGCCTTACTGGCCGCCGGTTTTGCACAGGCTCAGCCTGGCACGCCTGGACCCGGTCCCCATGCTCCTGTACCCCCGGAAATTGAAGATCCTGAAAACATCGGGATCAACAGAGAACCCAACCATGCTACGCTGATGCCATATGCCTCCCTGACGGAAGCGCTGGCGGGCAAACGGCATGCAGCTGCTTTTGCCCGTTCTTTAAATGGCGCATGGAAGTTCCATTGGGTAGACTGGCCCCAGAAACGTCCGGTGGATTTCTATAAACCGGAATATGATGTATCGCAGTGGAAAAATATACAGGTGCCTTCCAACTGGCAGCTGGCCGGTTATGGAACCCCCTACTATAGTAACTACAACTATATTTTCCAGAGTGATTTTCCCCGGGTGATGAGCAAGCCTCCTGAAAAATTCACTGCTTTTACAGAAAGAAATCCGGTTGGCAGTTACCGCCGCGATTTTGTTGTGCCGGAGAACTGGAACGGCCGCAGGATTTTCATTACGTTCGATGGGGTAGATGCAGGATTTTTCCTGTGGGTCAACGGACAAAAAGTTGGCTATGGCGTCAACAGCCGCAATGCCACTGAATTTGACCTTACCCAGTACGTCAAACCCGGTAAGAATATGATTGCCGTAGAGGTATACCGGTTCACTACCGGCAGCTACCTGGAAGACCAGGACATGTGGCGGCTGAGCGGTATTTTTCGCAACGTAACCTTGTGGAGCAGCCCTGGTCAGCATATCCGTGATTTTCATGTGCGGACACTGCTGGATGATCAGTATCGCAATGCCACCCTGGCTGTTACCGCCAGCATAAAGAACTATACCACTGCCCCGGCAAAAGCCCGGACACTGGAAGTAGCCTTATATGATGGTGGCAAACCCGTTCCGGGTGCTAAAAAGCAGCAGGCGGTACCTGCCCTGCAGCCCGGTGAAGAAACTACCATAACCATTGAATACCCGGTGTCCAATCCTAAAAAGTGGACTGCTGAAACACCTGCACTGTATACCACTGTACTCAGTTTACTGGAGGGCGCCAGGACTACGGAGCTTCTTTCCACCCGCACTGGTTTCCGCAAAATTGAAATGGTTGGCCGGGAACTCAGGGTAAATGGTGTGGCCATCAAGCTCAAAGGAGTGAACCGGCATGAGAATGAACCGGAGACCGGCCATACGGTGACTGAAGCCGGGATGATCAAAGACCTGCTGCTCATTAAGCAGGCCAACTGTAATCATGTACGCACTTCCCACTATTCCAACGATCCCCGCTGGTATGAGCTCTGTGATGAATACGGTGTATACCTGGTAGCTGAAGCTAATGTGGAATGCCATGGCGCCAGTGGTCGCTTTGACGAAGAACCCACCATGAAAGCAGCGATTGTTGAACGCAACGTAGCCAATACAGAGAATTTCAAGAACCATGCATCGGTGCTGATCTGGTCGCTGGGTAATGAAAATGGTCGTGGCGGCTCTAATTTCCGGGCGGCATTACAGGCTATCAGGGCTATTGATCCGGATCGCCTCACACATTATGAAGGCTTTGGTATTGGTAAAGACAATCCCGCTGATATTGACAGCCGGATGTATACCAATCACCGCGACCTGGAGAATGCCGCCAAAGACCAATCCCTTTTCAGGCCTTTTTATCTTTGTGAATATGCTCATGCCATGTTCAATTCCATGGGGGCTGTAGACCTGTACAATGATATTTTTGATAAATACCCCTCCTTACTGGGTGGCGCTATCTGGGAATGGCATGACCAGGGGATCTATAACAGGAGAGATCCCAAACGTCCTATTACGGCATTTGGCGGTGGTTTTGGAGAATACCCCAACGACCGTTATTATATCCACAAAGGCGTTGTCTTTTCCGATCGTTCCCTGAAACCTCATTATCCCGAACTGAAACACGCTTACCAGTGGATCAGCGTTCAGCCCAAGGATGACAGCTACAAAACCTTTGTGGTCAGGAATCGATACCAGTTCCTTAACCTCAGCAGCTTTACCGCCAGCTGGGAATTGCAGGAAAATGGCGTTGTGATTGCCAAAGGAGCTTTGCCGCTGGGCAGCCTGGAACCTGGCAAAGAAAAAGAGATCACTATTCCTTACCAGGTACAGCCTAAAGCCGGCGCTGAATATTTCCTTCGTTTGTCATTTGTACAGGCAGGTAAGACCATCTGGGCGCCGAAAGGCTATGAAGTAGCCTGGCAGCAATTCCAACTGCCTGCTGGCGTACCGGCTGTTGTACAAACAATAACCGGTAAGCTGCAGGTAAAAGAAGATGCTTCGCTCATTGAAGTGAAAGGAAATGATTTTACTGTTTCTTTCAACAAACAGAAGGGGGTTATCTCCCAGCTGACCAAAGCTGGTAAAACCCTGCTTCAGGAAAATGGTGGTCCGCTGCTGCACCTCTGGCGGGCGCCCCACCAGATTGACGATACCTGGACTTCGCCCGAATGGGATAAATATGGACTGAAAACCCTGAGCTGGACCGTGCGTGCGTGTACCACTGTACAACCGGATCCCGGAATGGTAGTTGTCAGCTTTACGCTGGCAGGCGCCGGCAAAGAAAAATTCGAAATAGTGCATCAGGCCGTTTATACTATCCGTGCCAATGGCAGCATACAGGTGGCCAATGATGTGAGTGGTGGAAAGCATGACCTGGTAGTGGCGAGAATGGGTGTCCGCCTGTTCCTGGACAAGCAGCTGGATCAGTTCAGTTATTTTGGCCGGGGGCCGATGGAAAACTATGCCGACCGGAAACGCGGCTCTGATGTAGGTCGGTACAGCAGTACGGTAAAAGCACAAATGACTCCCTATGAAAAACCGATGGAATGCGGTAATCATGAAGACGTGCGCTGGGCGAAGATCAGCCCGCAGCGTGGCGCCGGTCTGACCGTTGTAAAGGACGACAGCCTGTTACAGGTGTCTGCGTTGCCTTACAGCGATGAGGAAATGGAACCGGTGGAGTATAAGATCGATCTGCCGGTAAGCAAGGGAACGGTTTTGTGCATTGCTGCCAAAACGCTTGGCGTAGGCTCACATGGTTGCGGACCAAGACCGCTTGATCCTTTCCTTGTACATGCGCGGCCAACCCGGTTCTCGTATACCCTTCAGATGGGTAAATAG